The Leptolyngbya subtilissima AS-A7 genome includes a region encoding these proteins:
- a CDS encoding glutathione S-transferase family protein: MEFFLTPEDGTGEAQYAATSNVKKHKGNSMGLGLLVNGQWQKERSQEDDKGRFVRPETDFHHFTKADGSSEFKPEADRYHLYVSLACPWAHRTLIMRELKGLTDAISVSVVDPYMGEEGWAFSDYPGAIPDVVNGAQYLREIYVKAKPDISGRVTVPILWDKQTNTIVNNESREIIRMLDTEWNGVATNDVDLYPANLQDKIDSAIDAIYQPINNGVYRAGFATKQSAYEEAVTELFDALDHWEGVLDRQRYLCGDRLTEADICLFTTLYRFDAVYYVHFKCNLRRIVDYPNLWGYLRDLYQQPAFKNTCNMDHIKRHYYMSHPGVNPHQIVPLGPVIDFEEKSDRAKRFSLTAGSAR; the protein is encoded by the coding sequence ATGGAGTTCTTTCTCACGCCAGAGGACGGCACGGGTGAAGCGCAGTATGCTGCAACCAGCAATGTGAAAAAACATAAAGGAAACTCTATGGGATTGGGCCTGCTTGTGAACGGTCAGTGGCAGAAAGAGCGCAGTCAAGAAGACGATAAAGGCCGCTTTGTACGACCCGAAACCGACTTTCACCATTTCACGAAGGCAGACGGCTCTAGCGAGTTTAAACCAGAGGCCGATCGCTACCACCTCTACGTCTCACTAGCCTGCCCCTGGGCACACCGCACGCTGATCATGCGCGAGCTGAAGGGGCTCACCGATGCGATTTCAGTATCGGTAGTGGATCCTTATATGGGTGAGGAAGGCTGGGCCTTTAGCGACTACCCCGGAGCAATTCCTGACGTGGTGAACGGGGCGCAGTATTTGCGAGAGATTTATGTCAAGGCCAAGCCTGACATTTCTGGCCGCGTGACGGTGCCTATTCTGTGGGATAAGCAGACCAACACCATTGTCAACAACGAGTCGCGCGAGATCATTCGCATGCTCGACACCGAGTGGAATGGGGTGGCCACCAACGACGTTGACCTCTACCCCGCCAATCTGCAAGACAAAATCGATAGCGCCATCGATGCGATCTATCAGCCCATCAACAATGGCGTCTATCGGGCCGGATTTGCCACCAAACAGTCGGCTTACGAAGAGGCGGTGACCGAGCTGTTCGACGCCCTCGACCATTGGGAAGGCGTGCTCGATCGCCAGCGCTACCTGTGCGGCGATCGCCTCACTGAGGCCGATATCTGCCTATTCACCACCCTCTATCGCTTCGATGCGGTCTACTACGTGCATTTCAAGTGCAACCTGCGCCGCATTGTCGATTACCCCAACCTGTGGGGCTACCTGCGCGATCTGTACCAGCAGCCCGCCTTTAAAAACACCTGCAATATGGACCACATTAAGCGCCATTACTACATGAGCCATCCTGGCGTGAACCCGCACCAGATCGTGCCTCTGGGGCCGGTGATCGACTTTGAGGAAAAGAGCGATCGCGCCAAGCGCTTTAGCTTGACCGCCGGTAGTGCCCGGTAG
- the menB gene encoding 1,4-dihydroxy-2-naphthoyl-CoA synthase, with protein sequence MQVAWQDVKPYEDIIYQKADGIAKITINRPHKRNAFRPKTIVELYEAFSNAREDSRIGVVLLTGAGPHTDGKYAFCSGGDQSVRGHGGYVDEGGVPRLNVLDLQRLIRSMPKVVIALVAGYAIGGGHVLHVVCDLTIAADNAVFGQTGPKVGSFDGGFGASYLSRMVGQKKAREIWYLCRQYSAQEALDMGMVNCVVPVDQLEAEGVQWAQEILQKSPIAIRCLKAAFNADCDGQAGLQELAGNATLLYYMTEEGSEGRQAFLEKREPDFRQYPWLP encoded by the coding sequence ATGCAGGTTGCCTGGCAAGACGTTAAGCCCTACGAAGACATCATTTACCAAAAGGCTGATGGCATCGCTAAGATCACCATCAATCGACCCCACAAGCGCAATGCCTTTCGCCCCAAAACCATTGTTGAGCTGTATGAGGCTTTCTCTAACGCCCGCGAAGACAGCCGCATTGGCGTGGTGCTGCTGACCGGGGCTGGCCCCCACACCGACGGCAAATACGCCTTTTGCTCTGGCGGCGATCAGAGCGTGCGCGGCCACGGTGGCTATGTGGATGAGGGCGGTGTGCCCCGACTCAATGTGCTCGACTTGCAGCGGCTGATTCGCTCAATGCCCAAGGTGGTGATTGCGCTGGTGGCGGGCTATGCGATCGGCGGTGGCCACGTGCTGCACGTGGTGTGCGATCTCACCATTGCTGCTGATAATGCTGTTTTTGGCCAAACTGGCCCTAAAGTAGGCAGTTTTGACGGCGGCTTTGGAGCTAGCTACCTATCTCGCATGGTGGGTCAAAAGAAAGCCCGCGAAATCTGGTACCTCTGTCGCCAATATAGCGCCCAGGAAGCTCTCGATATGGGCATGGTCAACTGCGTGGTGCCGGTGGATCAGCTCGAGGCCGAAGGCGTACAGTGGGCGCAGGAAATTCTGCAAAAAAGCCCGATCGCTATTCGCTGCCTCAAGGCTGCCTTTAACGCCGACTGCGATGGTCAGGCGGGGCTGCAAGAGCTGGCGGGCAACGCCACTCTGCTCTACTACATGACCGAAGAAGGCTCTGAGGGTAGGCAGGCATTTCTGGAAAAGCGAGAGCCCGATTTTCGCCAATATCCCTGGCTGCCCTAG
- a CDS encoding DUF4336 domain-containing protein: protein MLLRAIDRDLWVAEQPLRYFGLGIGTRMTVIRLVGNQLVVISPIQVSEELVDELNKLGTVTHIIAPNLYHYQFVTGFKATYPAATVWATAGLSAKKPELTIDQAISDGSNSPWEGIERLFFDGFKTLSPSGPDPLEEWVFFHAASGTLILTDTAFCFDESSPWLTQLVTKLGGGYKNLSPSLLERVATRDKEKVKASAEQVLRWDFERVIVAHGSIVEQGGKQQFQRGYEQFLGCSLQGSSTST from the coding sequence ATGTTGCTTAGAGCGATCGATCGGGATCTTTGGGTGGCCGAGCAGCCCTTACGATATTTTGGGCTGGGCATCGGTACTCGTATGACGGTGATTAGGCTGGTGGGCAATCAGCTGGTAGTTATTTCGCCCATTCAGGTGAGCGAGGAGTTGGTAGACGAACTGAATAAGCTGGGAACAGTCACGCATATCATTGCTCCTAACCTGTATCACTACCAATTTGTCACAGGGTTCAAAGCGACGTACCCAGCGGCAACGGTTTGGGCGACGGCGGGGCTGAGCGCCAAAAAGCCAGAGCTAACCATCGACCAAGCTATATCCGACGGCTCGAACAGTCCATGGGAAGGCATTGAGCGTCTGTTCTTTGATGGGTTCAAAACCCTTAGCCCCAGTGGCCCAGATCCGCTTGAGGAATGGGTGTTCTTTCATGCTGCCAGCGGGACGCTGATCTTGACGGATACGGCTTTTTGTTTTGACGAGAGTTCTCCGTGGCTGACGCAGCTAGTCACTAAACTTGGGGGCGGCTACAAAAACCTTAGTCCGTCGTTGTTAGAGCGAGTTGCAACTCGGGATAAGGAGAAAGTCAAAGCTTCGGCTGAGCAGGTTTTGCGCTGGGATTTTGAGCGGGTAATTGTGGCCCACGGCAGCATTGTTGAGCAGGGGGGCAAGCAGCAATTCCAGCGGGGGTACGAGCAATTTCTGGGGTGTTCACTCCAGGGCAGCTCAACGTCTACCTAA
- a CDS encoding mechanosensitive ion channel family protein, with amino-acid sequence MNLLLERIQTSLLDLVGQFIQLLPGLAIALVLLLLTGYAAKVTQKMVGKMVKRLVPSRSLQLLAVQVTRIGTWAVGIIIAAVIAFPDLRLGDVIGLLGLGSVAIGFAFQDIFKNFLAGILLLVEEPFRLGDQVVMGDYEGTVESVKIRSTQLRTYNGELVEIPNAIVFTNPVRVLTAFRSRRTDLDIGVDYTTPLPLAKQTFLDIIARTDGVLSAPEPEVDVVGFGESSIDFKLRYWTTPQIAEVRRVKSRVAIALKAGCDEAGIAIPYPIRTVHLFDQTQFNESKPLEKGDSVEQ; translated from the coding sequence ATGAACCTTCTGCTTGAGCGCATTCAAACCAGCCTGCTCGATTTGGTGGGGCAGTTTATTCAGCTCTTGCCGGGGCTGGCGATCGCGCTGGTGCTACTGCTGCTGACAGGGTATGCCGCCAAGGTGACCCAAAAGATGGTGGGCAAAATGGTCAAGCGCCTAGTGCCCAGCCGATCGCTGCAACTGCTGGCCGTGCAAGTCACTCGCATTGGCACCTGGGCGGTGGGAATCATTATTGCGGCGGTGATTGCCTTTCCGGATCTGCGATTGGGCGACGTTATTGGGCTGCTGGGTTTGGGTTCGGTGGCGATCGGCTTTGCCTTTCAAGACATCTTTAAGAACTTTTTGGCGGGCATTTTGCTGCTGGTGGAAGAGCCCTTTCGCTTGGGCGATCAGGTGGTGATGGGCGACTATGAGGGCACGGTAGAGTCGGTCAAGATTCGCTCGACCCAGCTACGCACCTACAACGGAGAGCTGGTAGAAATTCCCAATGCGATCGTGTTTACTAACCCGGTACGGGTGCTGACTGCCTTTCGCAGCCGCCGCACCGACCTCGATATTGGGGTTGACTACACAACTCCGCTGCCCCTGGCCAAGCAGACTTTTCTAGATATCATTGCCCGTACCGATGGCGTGCTCAGCGCCCCAGAGCCCGAAGTCGATGTGGTGGGCTTTGGCGAAAGTTCCATTGACTTTAAGCTGCGCTACTGGACGACGCCCCAGATTGCTGAAGTGCGCCGGGTTAAATCGCGGGTGGCGATCGCTCTCAAGGCTGGCTGCGACGAGGCCGGTATTGCCATTCCCTACCCAATTCGCACGGTACACCTGTTCGATCAGACTCAGTTCAACGAAAGCAAACCCTTGGAAAAGGGCGACTCCGTAGAACAGTAG
- a CDS encoding beta strand repeat-containing protein, with the protein MTLKPMHSKTLRLRLNSTENSFGFVKRQHWAGSLAAVACLLASPAWAEPGVPPAEALAVQPWAGISFETTGGSRDFGSLEGFLPLGQVPGQQILFLQGRARLDTAGFLGSNLMLGYRTLGGDRTSLTGGYVGLDTQAHGGGTFYQAGAGLEHINNGWELRGNVYWPLGDRSTATSLLSTPFFEGNQLLLPTTRQVAMAGGDVSVGGAIATLGSLGTLNAYGGLYYYSPPDQPGFFGGRAWLAASPTSGLNLRLGLQHDDYFGTNVLLQTGFSWGGAGPQTAATGLALGQPIQRTMGITLGAEARVQAAIDPDTNQAYRFYHVQPGSNVAGDGTAAAPYGAIDPALGVANSGDRVYVQPGSLASGFTIPTGVQVLSTGPIQPLRTQIGTLALPGSGSGLLPHVPGTVVMGHDSLLSGFAVAPEPGQDGIQAQGVRSVTILDNQVLSARNGILLNDVSGNLIVRRNQIQDASESGILLNISGQTVDTADLSNNDIHRAADDGLLVRAADGSQINSLQLSQNRIGSTGENGIAVLSDNSRVGTVAIAQTQITAAGENGVLVLAGAGGQIDNLALSQLDLGTTGTNGLLLLAEDGGTIAATTVADVTLEQSQANGVLLLAENGAYMGPVDLTQLQLAATAENGVAVLAFEGSRLGPLMLSQSNLGQVGSNGVLVLADTNSALADTTLDAVAIQSAGANGLLVLGQNGSSLATVTVNDLAVNQADSNGLVVIADSGSQIAAATLSAPQVASAGANGVLVLANNSGQIATVTLNGGDIQQASENGVLVLANSGGQIQSLAVTNTEIGSEGSATAIAANGILILSAQGSRIGTATVNGNQLTGVGAAGIELIASGQSQVGTARISGNQLNAIDGDGIFVLTEGQSQISQNTITGNQLQTIDQAGIQVLALNQGQISATQISDNTLETIGTDGIVAFAATGGQLATVTADSNRVSQVAQDGLSLFATDGGTIDRAALVNNQTQTVGNNGIFGFADGTSRFSTLTVVGNQIQESGNHAVELGSESAQPLCAQITNNQSIATTNLDANLFVGANSTLQVVDLAQLNQLNNGTFTQINNAGATTGSQGNPPCP; encoded by the coding sequence ATGACGCTAAAACCAATGCACAGCAAAACGCTGAGGCTGAGACTGAACTCGACTGAAAATAGCTTTGGTTTCGTGAAGCGGCAGCACTGGGCAGGAAGTTTGGCTGCTGTAGCCTGCCTGTTAGCTAGCCCGGCTTGGGCTGAGCCAGGGGTACCGCCGGCAGAGGCGCTGGCTGTGCAGCCTTGGGCAGGTATTAGCTTCGAGACCACCGGGGGAAGCCGGGACTTCGGCAGCCTGGAAGGATTTTTGCCCCTAGGGCAAGTGCCGGGACAGCAGATTTTGTTTTTGCAGGGCCGAGCGCGGCTGGATACCGCTGGCTTTTTGGGCAGCAATCTGATGCTGGGCTACCGCACCCTGGGCGGCGATCGCACCAGTCTCACCGGAGGATACGTCGGGCTCGATACCCAGGCCCATGGGGGAGGAACGTTTTATCAGGCAGGGGCTGGCCTAGAACACATCAACAATGGGTGGGAGCTGCGGGGCAATGTCTATTGGCCGCTAGGCGATCGCAGCACCGCCACCAGCTTGCTCAGCACGCCCTTTTTTGAGGGCAATCAGCTACTGCTGCCCACGACTCGGCAAGTTGCTATGGCCGGTGGAGACGTGAGCGTGGGCGGGGCGATCGCCACCTTAGGATCCCTAGGCACGCTCAATGCCTATGGAGGACTCTACTACTACAGCCCTCCTGACCAGCCGGGCTTTTTTGGAGGTCGGGCCTGGCTGGCCGCCAGCCCCACCTCGGGTCTAAATCTGCGGCTGGGCTTGCAGCACGACGACTATTTTGGGACCAATGTGCTGCTGCAAACGGGCTTTAGCTGGGGTGGAGCTGGTCCCCAAACGGCGGCGACAGGTCTGGCTCTAGGACAACCAATACAACGCACCATGGGCATCACCTTGGGTGCCGAAGCCCGGGTTCAGGCGGCGATCGACCCTGATACCAACCAGGCCTATCGGTTTTACCATGTGCAGCCGGGCTCCAATGTCGCTGGCGATGGCACCGCCGCCGCTCCCTATGGCGCGATCGATCCGGCGTTAGGCGTAGCCAACAGCGGCGATCGCGTTTACGTTCAGCCAGGCAGTTTGGCCAGCGGTTTCACCATTCCCACCGGGGTGCAGGTGTTATCCACCGGCCCCATTCAGCCCCTGCGTACCCAGATCGGCACCTTGGCCCTGCCGGGATCGGGCAGCGGCCTGCTGCCCCACGTGCCCGGCACCGTGGTTATGGGTCACGACAGTCTGCTGTCGGGGTTTGCTGTGGCCCCAGAACCTGGTCAAGACGGGATTCAGGCTCAGGGGGTCAGGTCAGTAACGATTTTAGACAACCAAGTTCTGTCGGCCCGCAACGGCATTTTGCTGAATGACGTCAGCGGCAACCTGATCGTTCGCCGCAACCAAATTCAGGATGCTAGCGAAAGCGGAATTTTGCTCAATATCTCAGGCCAGACGGTAGACACTGCTGACCTCAGCAACAACGACATTCATCGGGCGGCGGACGACGGTCTGTTGGTGAGAGCCGCTGACGGCAGCCAGATCAACAGTCTGCAACTCAGCCAAAATCGCATCGGCAGCACCGGCGAAAACGGCATTGCCGTGCTGTCTGACAACAGCCGCGTAGGAACTGTGGCGATCGCCCAAACCCAGATCACCGCCGCCGGAGAAAATGGCGTATTAGTTTTGGCCGGTGCCGGTGGCCAAATTGACAACCTAGCGCTCAGCCAGCTTGACCTCGGCACCACCGGCACCAATGGCCTGCTGCTACTAGCGGAGGACGGTGGCACCATCGCCGCTACCACTGTCGCCGACGTCACCCTGGAGCAAAGCCAAGCCAACGGGGTGCTGCTGCTGGCCGAAAACGGCGCTTACATGGGGCCCGTTGACCTGACCCAACTTCAGCTAGCGGCTACCGCCGAAAACGGAGTGGCCGTGCTGGCCTTTGAGGGCAGTCGCTTGGGGCCACTCATGCTCAGCCAGAGCAACCTGGGCCAGGTGGGTAGCAACGGGGTGCTGGTGCTGGCCGACACCAATAGCGCCCTGGCCGACACTACTCTAGACGCCGTCGCGATTCAGTCGGCTGGGGCCAACGGCCTGCTGGTTTTGGGCCAAAATGGCTCTAGCCTAGCGACGGTCACGGTCAATGACCTAGCGGTAAACCAGGCCGACAGCAATGGCCTGGTTGTAATTGCCGACAGTGGTTCCCAAATTGCCGCCGCCACGCTGAGCGCCCCCCAAGTAGCCAGCGCTGGCGCAAACGGAGTGCTGGTGTTGGCCAATAATAGCGGCCAGATCGCCACCGTCACTCTCAATGGCGGCGACATTCAGCAGGCTAGTGAAAATGGAGTGTTGGTGCTAGCTAATAGTGGTGGCCAAATCCAATCCCTAGCGGTTACCAACACGGAGATAGGCAGCGAGGGTTCGGCCACTGCGATCGCAGCCAATGGCATTCTCATCCTGTCTGCTCAGGGCAGCCGCATCGGAACTGCTACCGTAAATGGCAACCAATTAACTGGGGTGGGCGCTGCCGGTATTGAGCTAATTGCCAGCGGTCAAAGTCAGGTGGGTACAGCTCGCATTAGCGGTAACCAGCTCAATGCGATCGACGGCGACGGCATTTTTGTGCTGACCGAGGGCCAAAGCCAAATCAGCCAGAACACTATTACCGGCAACCAGCTCCAAACCATTGACCAAGCCGGTATTCAGGTTTTGGCGCTCAACCAGGGGCAGATCTCGGCTACGCAAATTAGCGACAACACCCTCGAAACCATCGGCACAGACGGCATCGTCGCCTTTGCTGCAACGGGGGGGCAGCTCGCCACCGTCACCGCTGATAGCAACCGAGTTAGCCAAGTTGCCCAAGATGGCCTGAGCCTCTTTGCCACGGATGGTGGCACCATCGACCGAGCTGCTCTCGTCAACAACCAAACCCAAACAGTTGGCAATAACGGCATCTTTGGCTTCGCCGATGGCACCAGTCGTTTTTCCACGCTCACCGTGGTGGGCAACCAAATTCAGGAGTCGGGCAATCACGCCGTAGAACTCGGTAGCGAATCAGCTCAACCCCTCTGTGCCCAAATCACCAACAACCAGAGCATTGCTACTACCAATCTCGACGCCAACCTGTTCGTTGGGGCAAATAGTACGCTGCAAGTGGTCGATTTGGCCCAGCTCAATCAGTTGAACAACGGCACCTTTACCCAGATCAACAACGCTGGGGCCACCACCGGTAGCCAGGGCAATCCTCCCTGCCCCTGA